One Streptococcus gallolyticus subsp. gallolyticus DSM 16831 DNA window includes the following coding sequences:
- the rpoB gene encoding DNA-directed RNA polymerase subunit beta, whose amino-acid sequence MAGHEVQYGKHRTRRSFSRIKEVLDLPNLIEIQTDSFKDFLDNGLREVFEDVLPITNFTDTMELEFVGYELKEPKYTLEEARIHDASYSAPIFVTFRLINKETGEIKTQEVFFGDFPIMTEMGTFIINGGERIIVSQLVRSPGVYFNDKVDKNGKVGYGSTVIPNRGAWLELETDSKDIAYTRIDRTRKIPFTTLVRALGFSGDDEIMDIFGDSELVRNTIEKDIHKNPADSRTDEALKEIYERLRPGEPKTADSSRSLLVARFFDPRRYDLAAVGRYKINKKLNVKTRLLNQTIAENLVDAETGEILVEAGTVMTRDVIDSIAEQLDGDLNKFVYTPNDYAVVTEPVVLQKFKVVSPVDPDRVVTIVGNANPDDKARALTPADILAEMSYFLNLAEGLGKVDDIDHLGNRRIRAVGELLANQFRIGLARMERNVRERMSVQDNEVLTPQQIINIRPVTAAVKEFFGSSQLSQFMDQHNPLSELSHKRRLSALGPGGLTRDRAGYEVRDVHYTHYGRMCPIETPEGPNIGLINNLSTYGHLNKYGFIQTPYRKVDRATGVVTNEIVWLTADEEDEYTVAQANSKLNEDGTFAEEIVMGRHQGNNQEFPSNIVDFVDVSPKQVVAVATACIPFLENDDSNRALMGANMQRQAVPLIDPHAPYVGTGMEYQAAHDSGAAVIAKHDGRVVFSDAEKVEVRREDGSLDVYHITKFRRSNSGTAYNQRTLVKVGDIVEKGDFIADGPSMEKGEMALGQNPIVAYMTWDGYNYEDAVIMSERLVKEDVYTSVHLEEFESETRDTKLGPEEITREIPNVGEEALKDLDEMGIIRIGAEVKEGDILVGKVTPKGEKDLSAEERLLHAIFGDKSREVRDTSLRVPHGGDGVVRDVKIFTRANGDELQSGVNMLVRVYIAQKRKIKVGDKMAGRHGNKGVVSRIVPVEDMPYLPDGTPVDIMLNPLGVPSRMNIGQVMELHLGMAARNLGIHIATPVFDGATSEDLWDTVREAGMDSDAKTVLYDGRTGEPFDNRVSVGIMYMIKLHHMVDDKLHARSVGPYSLVTQQPLGGKAQFGGQRFGEMEVWALEAYGASNVLQEILTYKSDDVTGRLKAYEAITKGKPIPKPGVPESFRVLVKELQSLGLDMRVLDEDDNEVELRDLDEGEDDDVMHVDDLEKARQKQETESAEKVEVSAEENK is encoded by the coding sequence TTGGCAGGACATGAAGTTCAGTACGGGAAACACCGTACACGTCGTAGCTTTTCAAGAATCAAGGAAGTTCTTGATTTACCTAACTTGATTGAAATTCAAACGGATTCTTTTAAAGACTTCTTGGATAATGGATTGAGAGAAGTTTTTGAAGATGTACTTCCGATTACAAACTTTACGGATACTATGGAGCTTGAATTTGTTGGTTACGAGTTAAAAGAGCCTAAATATACGCTTGAAGAAGCTCGTATCCACGATGCATCTTATTCAGCACCTATTTTTGTAACCTTCCGTTTGATTAATAAAGAAACAGGAGAAATCAAAACTCAAGAAGTTTTCTTCGGTGATTTCCCAATCATGACCGAAATGGGTACATTCATCATCAATGGTGGTGAACGTATTATCGTTTCTCAGTTGGTTCGTTCTCCTGGTGTTTATTTCAACGATAAAGTTGATAAAAACGGTAAAGTTGGTTACGGTTCAACTGTAATTCCTAACCGTGGAGCTTGGCTTGAATTAGAAACAGATTCAAAAGACATTGCTTACACACGTATTGACCGTACACGTAAAATTCCATTTACAACACTTGTACGTGCGCTTGGTTTCTCAGGTGATGATGAAATCATGGATATCTTTGGTGATAGCGAGCTCGTTCGTAATACTATTGAAAAAGATATTCACAAAAATCCAGCAGATTCACGTACTGACGAAGCTCTTAAAGAAATTTACGAACGCCTTCGTCCAGGTGAACCAAAAACAGCTGATAGCTCACGTAGTTTGCTTGTAGCTCGTTTCTTTGACCCACGTCGTTATGACTTGGCAGCTGTTGGACGTTACAAAATCAATAAAAAACTTAACGTCAAGACTCGTCTCTTGAATCAAACCATTGCTGAAAACTTGGTTGATGCTGAAACTGGTGAAATTCTTGTTGAAGCTGGTACAGTAATGACACGTGACGTGATTGATTCAATTGCTGAACAATTAGACGGTGACCTTAACAAATTTGTTTACACACCAAATGATTACGCTGTTGTCACTGAACCTGTTGTTCTTCAAAAATTCAAAGTTGTGTCACCAGTTGACCCAGACCGCGTTGTTACAATCGTGGGTAATGCCAATCCTGATGATAAAGCGCGTGCGCTTACACCAGCAGACATCTTGGCTGAAATGTCATACTTCCTTAACCTTGCTGAAGGTCTTGGTAAAGTTGACGATATCGACCACCTTGGTAACCGTCGTATTCGTGCCGTTGGTGAGTTGCTTGCTAACCAATTCCGTATTGGTCTTGCTCGTATGGAACGTAATGTTCGTGAACGTATGTCAGTTCAAGACAATGAAGTGTTGACACCACAACAAATCATCAACATTCGTCCTGTAACTGCGGCTGTTAAAGAATTTTTCGGTTCTTCTCAATTGTCACAGTTCATGGACCAACACAACCCACTTTCTGAATTGTCTCACAAACGTCGTTTGTCAGCCTTAGGACCTGGTGGTTTGACTCGTGACCGTGCTGGTTATGAAGTTCGTGACGTGCACTACACTCACTATGGTCGTATGTGTCCGATTGAAACTCCTGAAGGACCTAACATCGGTTTGATTAATAACTTGTCAACATACGGACATCTTAATAAATATGGTTTCATCCAAACACCATATCGTAAAGTTGACCGTGCTACTGGTGTGGTTACAAACGAAATTGTTTGGTTGACTGCCGATGAAGAAGATGAATACACAGTAGCGCAAGCTAACTCAAAACTTAACGAAGATGGAACATTCGCTGAAGAAATCGTTATGGGACGTCATCAAGGTAATAACCAAGAATTCCCATCAAACATCGTTGACTTCGTAGATGTTTCTCCTAAACAAGTAGTTGCCGTTGCGACAGCATGTATTCCTTTCCTTGAAAATGATGACTCAAACCGTGCCCTTATGGGTGCCAACATGCAACGTCAAGCGGTGCCATTGATTGACCCACATGCACCATATGTTGGTACTGGTATGGAATATCAAGCAGCTCACGATTCTGGTGCCGCTGTTATCGCTAAACACGATGGACGCGTAGTTTTCTCAGATGCTGAAAAAGTTGAAGTTCGTCGTGAAGATGGTTCACTTGATGTTTACCACATTACTAAATTCCGTCGTTCAAACTCAGGTACAGCATACAATCAACGTACACTTGTTAAAGTTGGTGATATTGTTGAAAAAGGTGACTTCATTGCTGATGGACCTTCTATGGAAAAAGGTGAAATGGCACTTGGTCAAAACCCAATCGTTGCCTACATGACATGGGATGGTTACAACTATGAAGATGCCGTTATCATGAGCGAACGTCTTGTTAAAGAAGATGTTTACACATCAGTTCACTTGGAAGAATTTGAATCAGAAACACGTGATACTAAGTTAGGCCCTGAAGAAATCACTCGCGAAATTCCAAACGTTGGTGAAGAAGCTCTTAAAGACCTTGACGAAATGGGTATTATCCGTATCGGTGCTGAAGTTAAAGAAGGTGATATCCTTGTAGGTAAAGTAACACCTAAAGGTGAAAAAGACCTTTCTGCTGAAGAACGCCTTCTTCACGCAATCTTCGGTGATAAATCTCGTGAAGTACGTGATACATCACTTCGTGTGCCACACGGTGGAGACGGTGTTGTTCGTGATGTTAAAATCTTCACACGTGCTAACGGTGATGAATTGCAATCAGGTGTCAACATGCTCGTTCGTGTTTACATTGCACAAAAACGTAAAATCAAAGTCGGAGATAAAATGGCCGGTCGTCACGGAAACAAAGGGGTTGTTTCTCGTATCGTTCCTGTTGAAGACATGCCATATCTTCCAGACGGAACTCCAGTTGATATCATGTTGAACCCTCTTGGGGTGCCATCTCGTATGAATATCGGACAAGTTATGGAACTTCACCTTGGTATGGCAGCTCGTAACCTCGGTATTCACATTGCAACTCCAGTCTTTGACGGGGCAACTTCAGAAGACCTTTGGGATACTGTTCGTGAAGCTGGTATGGATAGCGACGCTAAGACAGTTCTTTATGACGGTCGTACAGGTGAACCATTTGATAATCGTGTCTCTGTTGGTATCATGTACATGATCAAACTTCACCACATGGTTGATGATAAACTTCACGCTCGTTCAGTTGGTCCTTACTCACTTGTTACACAACAACCTCTTGGTGGTAAAGCACAATTTGGTGGACAACGTTTCGGTGAAATGGAAGTTTGGGCTTTGGAAGCTTATGGTGCATCAAATGTCCTTCAAGAAATCTTGACATACAAGTCAGATGATGTGACTGGACGTCTTAAAGCTTATGAAGCTATCACTAAAGGTAAACCAATTCCAAAACCAGGTGTACCAGAATCATTCCGAGTGCTTGTTAAAGAATTGCAATCACTTGGTCTTGATATGCGTGTGCTTGATGAAGATGACAACGAAGTAGAACTTCGTGATCTTGATGAAGGTGAAGACGACGATGTTATGCACGTTGATGACCTTGAAAAAGCTCGTCAAAAACAAGAAACTGAATCTGCTGAAAAAGTAGAAGTTTCTGCTGAAGAAAATAAATAA